Proteins encoded in a region of the Neodiprion virginianus isolate iyNeoVirg1 chromosome 2, iyNeoVirg1.1, whole genome shotgun sequence genome:
- the LOC124296928 gene encoding protein singles bar, producing the protein MGGGAAGPTIRMASTGTHGAGGVACCFCRCCTCIHIEFLKTLPGMVKVAEAVISSLIQYLLINYGLRYSATIGSAYESALTTCSACFLNSAVLLACYIVSEKSYRLIRSSLFELMFNALASFLYLSSASYLAFATKMFLWGQYLLTPGFDVYPAMSAAYMLCGVVGVLHGVDAYYSYKHYTGSW; encoded by the exons ATGGGCGGGGGTGCAGCTGGACCGACGATCAGGATGGCGTCGACGGGAACTCACGGAGCCGGGGGTGTCGCTTGTTGCTTTTGCCGATGCTGCACATGCATACACATCGAATTCTTGAAGACTTTACCGGGCATGGTGAAAGTGGCCGAGGCG GTGATCAGCAGCTTGATACAATATTTGTTGATTAATTACGGCCTGAGGTACAGTGCGACAATTGGTTCGGCGTACGAAAGTGCCTTGACGACTTGTTCCGCCTGCTTTCTAAACTCGGCGGTACTTCTGGCCTGTTACATCGTGTCCGAAAAATCGTACAGACTGATACGCTCGTCCCTCTTC GAGCTGATGTTTAACGCCCTCGCATCCTTTCTCTACTTGAGCTCAGCCTCGTACTTGGCATTTGCTACCAAGATGTTCCTCTGGGGACAATATCTCCTCACACCTGGATTTGACGTCTATCCAGCAATGAGCGCCGCCTAC ATGCTTTGCGGGGTAGTCGGCGTCCTGCACGGTGTGGATGCCTACTATTCGTACAAACACTACACTGGTAGTTGGTAG